Proteins encoded by one window of Salvia splendens isolate huo1 chromosome 5, SspV2, whole genome shotgun sequence:
- the LOC121805060 gene encoding topless-related protein 1-like isoform X2, translated as MSSLSRELVFLILQFLDEEKFKETVHKLEQESGFFFNMKHFEDEVHNGNWEEVERYLSGFTKVDDNRYSMKLFFEIRKQKYLEALDKHDLSKAVDVLVKDLKVFSSFNEELFKEITQLLTLENFRDNEQLSKYGDTRSARAVMLVELKKLIEANPLFRDKLQFPNLKNSRLRTLINQSLNWQHQLCKSPKPNPDIKTLFVDHSCGQPNGASTPSQSNNPLLGGAVPKPGGFPPLAAHPFQPMPGPVPTPLASWMSNPPAGTHPAVSGGPLLGSPPIPAGFKYPRTPPTNSSIDFLSGDSDHVNRRTRPLGISDEGSQASLPVNIQPLSFPGIVHSHTFSALDDFPKSVAWTFNQASSPMSMDFHPAQQTLLLVGTNVGDIGLWEVGSRERLMLRNFKVWDLSNCSMTFQASVAKDPAVSINRVIWSPDGSLFGVAYSRHIVQIYSYHGKNDVRQHLEIDAHVGAVNDLAFSHPNKQLSVITCGDDKLIKVWDATTGAKQYTFEGHEAPVYSVCPHNKDSIQFIFSTALDGKIKAWLYDNLGSRVDYDAPGRWCTTLAYSADGKRLFSCGTSKEGESHIVEWNESEGAVKRIYQGFRKRSLGVVQFDMAKNRFLAAGDDFSIKIWDMDNTQLLTCIDTDGGLPASPRIRFSKNGTLLAVSANDNGIKILANTDGFRILRASENLAFDASRTSEGAKPAVNPISTAVTSSMEDRVAPAMNRDMRDHGDVKPRIAVEDANDKLKNWKLSEINEPSQCRSSKLPEHSKVTKISRLTYTNSGSAILALASNAIHLLWKWQRSDPNFSGKATASVSPLLWQPSSGILMTNDMPDMNPEEAVPCFALSKNDSYVMSASGGKISLFNMMTFKTMTTFMSPPPAATSLAFHPQDNNIIAIGMDDSSIQIFNVRVDEVKSKLKGHSKRITGLAFSNTLNVLVSSGADAQLCVWSSVGWEMQKSRSLQLPPRRSPEAPSETRVQFHHDQTHFLVIHETQLAIYETTKLDCVHQWVPPESAAPISHATFSCDSQLVYASLVDATICIFNAAHLRLRCRISRSAYLPSSVSSSIHPMVIAAHPQEVNQFALGLSDGSVHVIEPHASEAKWGVPPPPENGSTSNAPVTPSVGASTSDQPQ; from the exons ATGTCTTCTCTCAGTAGAGAACTTGTGTTCTTGATTTTACAATTCCTGGATGAAGAGAAGTTTAAGGAGACTGTTCACAA GCTTGAGCAAGAATCAGGGTTCTTCTTTAACATGAAGCATTTTGAGGATGAGGTACACAATGGGAACTGGGAGGAGGTTGAAAGATACCTCTCTGGCTTCACGAAAGTGGACGACAATCGCTATTCGATGAAGTTGTTTTTTGAGATTAGAAAGCAGAAGTACCTTGAAGCATTGGATAA GCATGATCTGTCCAAAGCTGTCGATGTTCTTGTTAAGGATCTTAAAGTGTTTTCATCTTTCAATGAAGAGCTCTTTAAGGAAATAACTCAACTGTTGACATTGGAGAACTTCAG GGACAACGAACAGCTCTCCAAGTATGGAGATACAAGATCCGCACGAGCTGTAATGCTAGTTGAACTGAAGAAGCTTATTGAGGCAAATCCACTGTTTCGTGACAAGCTGCAGTTCCCTAACCTCAAGAACTCAAGGCTCAGAACACTCATTAATCAAAG CTTGAACTGGCAGCACCAACTTTGTAAAAGTCCAAAGCCAAACCCGGATATTAAAACACTTTTTGTGGATCATTCATGTGGACAGCCAAATGGTGCAAGCACACCATCTCAATCAAACAATCCCCTGCTCGGGGGAGCAGTACCAAAGCCTGGAGGCTTCCCTCCTTTGGCTGCACAT CCGTTCCAACCTATGCCTGGACCTGTTCCAACACCTCTTGCTAGTTGGATGTCTAATCCACCTGCTGGAACTCATCCAGCAGTTTCTGGTGGACCTCTTCTTGGTTCTCCTCCAATTCCAG CTGGATTTAAGTATCCTAGGACTCCACCAACAAACTCATCTATCGATTTCCTATCTGGCGATTCTGATCATGTGAACAGAAGAACCAGGCCTTTGGGTATTTCCGACGAG GGAAGTCAGGCAAGTCTTCCTGTGAATATACAGCCTCTGTCATTTCCTGGGATTGTTCATAGCCATACTTTCAGTGCTCTGGATGACTTTCCGAAATCTGTGGCATGGACTTTCAACCAAGCATCATCCCCTATGAGCATGGATTTTCATCCTGCCCAGCAAACGCTACTTCTAG TTGGCACAAATGTGGGAGATATCGGGTTGTGGGAGGTTGGTTCGAGGGAGAGGCTCATGCTGAGAAACTTCAAAGTCTGGGATCTAAGCAACTGTTCCATGACTTTTCAG GCTAGTGTGGCAAAAGATCCTGCTGTCTCGATAAATCGTGTTATTTGGAGCCCTGATGGATCTTTGTTTG GTGTTGCATATTCAAGACACATTGTACAAATTTATTCATATCATGGAAAAAATGATGTCCGTCAGCATTTGGAG ATTGATGCTCATGTCGGTGCAGTAAACGATCTTGCATTCTCCCATCCCAATAAGCAGCTCTCGGTGATAACCTGTGGGGATGACAAGCTTATCAAG GTTTGGGATGCCACCACTGGTGCAAAACAATATACTTTTGAAGGTCATGAAGCCCCTGTCTATTCAGTGTGCCCTCACAATAAAGACAGTATTCAG TTTATCTTTTCTACAGCTTTAGATGGAAAAATTAAGGCATGGCTATATGATAATCTGGGTTCTCGAGTTGATTATGATGCTCCTGGTCGTTGGTGTACGACTTTGGCCTACAGTGCTGATGGAAAAAG GCTTTTTTCCTGTGGGACGAGTAAAGAAGGAGAGTCTCACATTGTCGAATGGAATGAAAGTGAAGGAGCTGTGAAGAGAATATATCAAGGCTTCCGAAAACGATCTTTAGGAGTTGTGCAGTTCGACATGGCTAAAAACAGGTTTTTGGCAGCTGGTGATGATTTTTCCATCAAAATCTGGGATATGGATAATACTCAACTTTTGACATGTATTGATACTGATGGAGGTCTTCCC GCAAGTCCTCGAATCCGCTTCAGCAAGAATGGGACACTGCTAGCTGTTTCTGCCAATGACAATGGAATCAAGATATTAGCAAACACTGATGGTTTTCGCATATTACGTGCATCTGAGAATCTTGCTTTTGATGCCTCGAGAACATCTGAAGGTGCCAAG CCTGCTGTAAACCCGATATCGACAGCTGTTACAAGTAGCATGGAAGACAGGGTGGCCCCTGCAATG AATCGGGATATGAGAGACCATGGTGATGTTAAACCTAGAATAGCAGTAGAGGATGCTAACGACAAATTAAAGAATTGGAAGCTTAGCGAAATTAATGAACCATCTCAGTGCCGGTCCTCCAAACTTCCCGAACATTCAAAAGTAACAAAG ATATCAAGGTTGACATATACGAATTCAGGCAGTGCCATACTTGCATTAGCTTCAAACGCAATCCATTTACTTTGGAAATGGCAGCGGAGTGACCCTAATTTTAGTGGAAAG GCAACTGCTAGCGTTTCACCTCTATTATGGCAGCCATCAAGTGGAATCTTGATGACCAATGATATGCCCGATATGAACCCCGAGGAAGCTGTACCCTGCTTTGCCTTGTCCAAAAACGACTCTTATGTAATGTCAGCCTCAGGAGGGAAGATCTCTCTGTTTAACATGATGACTTTCAAG ACCATGACAACTTTTATGTCTCCGCCACCAGCAGCAACATCCTTAGCTTTCCATCCTCAAGATAACAACATAATTGCCATTGGGATGGACGACTCCTCGATTCAGATATTCAACGTTAGGGTAGATGAG GTCAAAAGCAAGCTTAAAGGCCATTCTAAACGTATCACCGGCCTAGCTTTCTCAAACACATTGAATGTGCTGGTTTCATCTGGTGCAGATGCTCAG CTATGCGTGTGGAGTTCTGTCGGATGGGAAATGCAGAAGTCCAGATCCTTGCAACTGCCGCCCCGGAGGTCGCCTGAGGCCCCATCTGAAACACGAGTGCAATTCCATCATGACCAGACTCACTTTCTGGTCATACACGAGACTCAACTGGCCATATACGAAACCACCAAATTAGACTGCGTACATCAG TGGGTACCACCTGAATCTGCTGCCCCGATATCTCATGCCACGTTCTCATGCGACAGCCAGCTGGTTTATGCTAGTCTGGTAGATGCTACCATCTGCATATTCAATGCTGCACACCTTCGTTTGCGGTGCCGTATCAGTCGCTCTGCTTACCTACCTTCAAGTGTCAG CTCCAGCATTCACCCAATGGTGATAGCTGCCCACCCACAGGAAGTGAATCAGTTTGCGTTAGGTTTGTCAGATGGCTCGGTCCATGTCATTGAACCTCATGCATCTGAGGCCAAGTGGGGCGTGCCTCCACCACCCGAAAATGGATCCACGAGCAATGCACCTGTCACTCCTTCCGTCGGGGCCTCAACCTCAGATCAGCCTCAATGA
- the LOC121805060 gene encoding topless-related protein 1-like isoform X1 — translation MSSLSRELVFLILQFLDEEKFKETVHKLEQESGFFFNMKHFEDEVHNGNWEEVERYLSGFTKVDDNRYSMKLFFEIRKQKYLEALDKHDLSKAVDVLVKDLKVFSSFNEELFKEITQLLTLENFRDNEQLSKYGDTRSARAVMLVELKKLIEANPLFRDKLQFPNLKNSRLRTLINQSLNWQHQLCKSPKPNPDIKTLFVDHSCGQPNGASTPSQSNNPLLGGAVPKPGGFPPLAAHVPFQPMPGPVPTPLASWMSNPPAGTHPAVSGGPLLGSPPIPAGFKYPRTPPTNSSIDFLSGDSDHVNRRTRPLGISDEGSQASLPVNIQPLSFPGIVHSHTFSALDDFPKSVAWTFNQASSPMSMDFHPAQQTLLLVGTNVGDIGLWEVGSRERLMLRNFKVWDLSNCSMTFQASVAKDPAVSINRVIWSPDGSLFGVAYSRHIVQIYSYHGKNDVRQHLEIDAHVGAVNDLAFSHPNKQLSVITCGDDKLIKVWDATTGAKQYTFEGHEAPVYSVCPHNKDSIQFIFSTALDGKIKAWLYDNLGSRVDYDAPGRWCTTLAYSADGKRLFSCGTSKEGESHIVEWNESEGAVKRIYQGFRKRSLGVVQFDMAKNRFLAAGDDFSIKIWDMDNTQLLTCIDTDGGLPASPRIRFSKNGTLLAVSANDNGIKILANTDGFRILRASENLAFDASRTSEGAKPAVNPISTAVTSSMEDRVAPAMNRDMRDHGDVKPRIAVEDANDKLKNWKLSEINEPSQCRSSKLPEHSKVTKISRLTYTNSGSAILALASNAIHLLWKWQRSDPNFSGKATASVSPLLWQPSSGILMTNDMPDMNPEEAVPCFALSKNDSYVMSASGGKISLFNMMTFKTMTTFMSPPPAATSLAFHPQDNNIIAIGMDDSSIQIFNVRVDEVKSKLKGHSKRITGLAFSNTLNVLVSSGADAQLCVWSSVGWEMQKSRSLQLPPRRSPEAPSETRVQFHHDQTHFLVIHETQLAIYETTKLDCVHQWVPPESAAPISHATFSCDSQLVYASLVDATICIFNAAHLRLRCRISRSAYLPSSVSSSIHPMVIAAHPQEVNQFALGLSDGSVHVIEPHASEAKWGVPPPPENGSTSNAPVTPSVGASTSDQPQ, via the exons ATGTCTTCTCTCAGTAGAGAACTTGTGTTCTTGATTTTACAATTCCTGGATGAAGAGAAGTTTAAGGAGACTGTTCACAA GCTTGAGCAAGAATCAGGGTTCTTCTTTAACATGAAGCATTTTGAGGATGAGGTACACAATGGGAACTGGGAGGAGGTTGAAAGATACCTCTCTGGCTTCACGAAAGTGGACGACAATCGCTATTCGATGAAGTTGTTTTTTGAGATTAGAAAGCAGAAGTACCTTGAAGCATTGGATAA GCATGATCTGTCCAAAGCTGTCGATGTTCTTGTTAAGGATCTTAAAGTGTTTTCATCTTTCAATGAAGAGCTCTTTAAGGAAATAACTCAACTGTTGACATTGGAGAACTTCAG GGACAACGAACAGCTCTCCAAGTATGGAGATACAAGATCCGCACGAGCTGTAATGCTAGTTGAACTGAAGAAGCTTATTGAGGCAAATCCACTGTTTCGTGACAAGCTGCAGTTCCCTAACCTCAAGAACTCAAGGCTCAGAACACTCATTAATCAAAG CTTGAACTGGCAGCACCAACTTTGTAAAAGTCCAAAGCCAAACCCGGATATTAAAACACTTTTTGTGGATCATTCATGTGGACAGCCAAATGGTGCAAGCACACCATCTCAATCAAACAATCCCCTGCTCGGGGGAGCAGTACCAAAGCCTGGAGGCTTCCCTCCTTTGGCTGCACATGTG CCGTTCCAACCTATGCCTGGACCTGTTCCAACACCTCTTGCTAGTTGGATGTCTAATCCACCTGCTGGAACTCATCCAGCAGTTTCTGGTGGACCTCTTCTTGGTTCTCCTCCAATTCCAG CTGGATTTAAGTATCCTAGGACTCCACCAACAAACTCATCTATCGATTTCCTATCTGGCGATTCTGATCATGTGAACAGAAGAACCAGGCCTTTGGGTATTTCCGACGAG GGAAGTCAGGCAAGTCTTCCTGTGAATATACAGCCTCTGTCATTTCCTGGGATTGTTCATAGCCATACTTTCAGTGCTCTGGATGACTTTCCGAAATCTGTGGCATGGACTTTCAACCAAGCATCATCCCCTATGAGCATGGATTTTCATCCTGCCCAGCAAACGCTACTTCTAG TTGGCACAAATGTGGGAGATATCGGGTTGTGGGAGGTTGGTTCGAGGGAGAGGCTCATGCTGAGAAACTTCAAAGTCTGGGATCTAAGCAACTGTTCCATGACTTTTCAG GCTAGTGTGGCAAAAGATCCTGCTGTCTCGATAAATCGTGTTATTTGGAGCCCTGATGGATCTTTGTTTG GTGTTGCATATTCAAGACACATTGTACAAATTTATTCATATCATGGAAAAAATGATGTCCGTCAGCATTTGGAG ATTGATGCTCATGTCGGTGCAGTAAACGATCTTGCATTCTCCCATCCCAATAAGCAGCTCTCGGTGATAACCTGTGGGGATGACAAGCTTATCAAG GTTTGGGATGCCACCACTGGTGCAAAACAATATACTTTTGAAGGTCATGAAGCCCCTGTCTATTCAGTGTGCCCTCACAATAAAGACAGTATTCAG TTTATCTTTTCTACAGCTTTAGATGGAAAAATTAAGGCATGGCTATATGATAATCTGGGTTCTCGAGTTGATTATGATGCTCCTGGTCGTTGGTGTACGACTTTGGCCTACAGTGCTGATGGAAAAAG GCTTTTTTCCTGTGGGACGAGTAAAGAAGGAGAGTCTCACATTGTCGAATGGAATGAAAGTGAAGGAGCTGTGAAGAGAATATATCAAGGCTTCCGAAAACGATCTTTAGGAGTTGTGCAGTTCGACATGGCTAAAAACAGGTTTTTGGCAGCTGGTGATGATTTTTCCATCAAAATCTGGGATATGGATAATACTCAACTTTTGACATGTATTGATACTGATGGAGGTCTTCCC GCAAGTCCTCGAATCCGCTTCAGCAAGAATGGGACACTGCTAGCTGTTTCTGCCAATGACAATGGAATCAAGATATTAGCAAACACTGATGGTTTTCGCATATTACGTGCATCTGAGAATCTTGCTTTTGATGCCTCGAGAACATCTGAAGGTGCCAAG CCTGCTGTAAACCCGATATCGACAGCTGTTACAAGTAGCATGGAAGACAGGGTGGCCCCTGCAATG AATCGGGATATGAGAGACCATGGTGATGTTAAACCTAGAATAGCAGTAGAGGATGCTAACGACAAATTAAAGAATTGGAAGCTTAGCGAAATTAATGAACCATCTCAGTGCCGGTCCTCCAAACTTCCCGAACATTCAAAAGTAACAAAG ATATCAAGGTTGACATATACGAATTCAGGCAGTGCCATACTTGCATTAGCTTCAAACGCAATCCATTTACTTTGGAAATGGCAGCGGAGTGACCCTAATTTTAGTGGAAAG GCAACTGCTAGCGTTTCACCTCTATTATGGCAGCCATCAAGTGGAATCTTGATGACCAATGATATGCCCGATATGAACCCCGAGGAAGCTGTACCCTGCTTTGCCTTGTCCAAAAACGACTCTTATGTAATGTCAGCCTCAGGAGGGAAGATCTCTCTGTTTAACATGATGACTTTCAAG ACCATGACAACTTTTATGTCTCCGCCACCAGCAGCAACATCCTTAGCTTTCCATCCTCAAGATAACAACATAATTGCCATTGGGATGGACGACTCCTCGATTCAGATATTCAACGTTAGGGTAGATGAG GTCAAAAGCAAGCTTAAAGGCCATTCTAAACGTATCACCGGCCTAGCTTTCTCAAACACATTGAATGTGCTGGTTTCATCTGGTGCAGATGCTCAG CTATGCGTGTGGAGTTCTGTCGGATGGGAAATGCAGAAGTCCAGATCCTTGCAACTGCCGCCCCGGAGGTCGCCTGAGGCCCCATCTGAAACACGAGTGCAATTCCATCATGACCAGACTCACTTTCTGGTCATACACGAGACTCAACTGGCCATATACGAAACCACCAAATTAGACTGCGTACATCAG TGGGTACCACCTGAATCTGCTGCCCCGATATCTCATGCCACGTTCTCATGCGACAGCCAGCTGGTTTATGCTAGTCTGGTAGATGCTACCATCTGCATATTCAATGCTGCACACCTTCGTTTGCGGTGCCGTATCAGTCGCTCTGCTTACCTACCTTCAAGTGTCAG CTCCAGCATTCACCCAATGGTGATAGCTGCCCACCCACAGGAAGTGAATCAGTTTGCGTTAGGTTTGTCAGATGGCTCGGTCCATGTCATTGAACCTCATGCATCTGAGGCCAAGTGGGGCGTGCCTCCACCACCCGAAAATGGATCCACGAGCAATGCACCTGTCACTCCTTCCGTCGGGGCCTCAACCTCAGATCAGCCTCAATGA